AAAGATAGAATTATCGAAAATGCAGCAACTCTTATACGTAAATACATTTCTGATGGTACTCGTTTAAAACAAGGTATTAAAAATCCTCCCCTTAATTTCTCACAGGTTGGAGTTTTAGCTCAAAAAGTTAAAGAGTTTCCTTTAATCCCGTTTGAACAGCAATTCGTCACTGCTTGGTCAAAAACATATGCGTTACTTACAACAGAAAAACCGGAGGATAAAGATAATAAATATCTATTTGAGTTGCCAAATAAAATACATATTAGGCCCTACGTTCTTTTTACTCGTGGTGACGTTATTGATGCCGAAGATGCATTTACCGAAATGGTCGAGGTCACATCGGTACATGAAGAAACAAGCTTTCAAACTAAAAATGCCTCTTTTATATATGGCAGCCAGCTCTCCATTATTGAAAAAATGCACCTGCCATACCGGACTAATTCTCTCTCAAATAGTGAAATAACGTTACTTGTTGCTTTCTTAAAAGAGCAGTTAGCTAATGTTAAAAAAATGCCCGTATCACTTTTAGCTGCTCTGACTCTACTGACTTCAAGAAAGTTAGCATACTGTCTAACTCTACGGGTTTATGCACAAAAAGACTTTACAAACCCTGATGATGACTACATTGATTTACATCGCGGTGCTTGGGTACGTAAAAGTATTCAAATGCCAAGCTGTTACACACCCAACGAGGCTGATAAGCCTTTTTTAAATGGTTATCAGCCTTTTGTCTCTTTAGCGCTGCCCAGTGAGGTCTTAAATGCATTAAAGGCGTTGTGTGTTGATAAAAAACATTTGGGGTTGCCTTTAAGTAGTATTCTCAATATCTCAGGTGATGGAAATTCTGAGATAACGGCTTTATTAAACCATTTCGCTGAAAACTCACAAGTCTTTCGCAAGATAAGTCCTGCTGCGTGTCGAACAGTTTTACTTGAGCTGTTTAACCAAAAATTTGATGGTGCCTACGCATCTCTCGCGTTGGCAAATACAGAGTACGATACGACTACATCACTGTACTATTTATCAGGCTCTGTCGATAAAGTGGCAAATGATTATATCGACATTGTGAAAGGCTTGGGCTTTGAATACAGTGAAACTAGAGATAATAACTCTCAAAACACAGCTTTTTCAGGTAGTCAAATGCCCATCGATACTGGAAAGCTTGCTGCTCTTTTCAATAAGTGCCGACAAGAGTTACTCTCGTTGATTAAAACTGAAAACCTTAGTCTTGAAGATATCATTACACGATTCAATTTTTTTTCATGTTATACAGCGATGCTCTTTATCGGAGCTACCGCTCACAGGCCAAGGATAGAGTTTTCTTTTACTAAATTCACCATTGATGAAGAAACCGGTTATATATTACTTTCTGATAAAGTTCATCACGACGAAAGTGCCTGTCGAGTTTTACCGCTTTGTGAGTCGATGAAAATACAATTACAGTCATATAGAGAGTTTGCAAAAGTAACTGCAAAAAGCTTAAAAAAGCAGGAGCCAGAGTTAGCTGAAAGCATTGCCCGTATTTATGGCGAATATGATCATAACCAACCTATGTTATGCCTTATTGACGAAAACAGACGTATCCAACCAATCGGCAAAAGCAATCTTGAAGCCTACTTGGCCCCAGAATCCAATTTGCCACTCAACCTCTTTAGACACTTATGGGCATCTAAAATACGTGAGAATGGCGAATTTAAGCGTGTAAAGGCCATGATGGGGCATATTGGTAGTGGGGAGCATGTGTTGTCAAACTACTCTTGCGCTTCAATCTCAGATATTAAGTTTATGTCAACATCAATAGAGACGTTGTTAAAAGACATAAGTTTACTACCTATTGATATCAAATCTGTTAAAGGCCCATGCGTCCAAGTAAAAATTAATCAAGAAGTTAAGAGCTACATTCCTAGTTATTTACAAAGTACCCCGAGTAAAACCAGGAAAGAAAAACTGCAATGGGTACGAACCCTAATCAAACCAGTACTTAAACAACTGAAAAACAATGAAACGTTTAAAGCAACAAAGGATAAGTTAGTTATACAAGCATTATCAGCAAGTACTACAAACATCAAAATGCAAGAGCGTATTTATTTACTGAACCGCTATTTAGATAAAATCCATAAAAATAAAACATGGGTTGGGCTACAACATTCTTGTAGAGGTTTAGACATGAGTAACGATATTGTCCATGTCATGCAACAACACAATAACCTCAGTCAAGCTATTTCTAATTGGATAAATAAAGATTTAACTGTCACACAAACGGCTGACAATCATTTAGTAAAAATTTGGCTGAGCCTCATCATCCACAGTAAAATGAATGTACCTTTAACAAAAAAAAACGTACTAACAATCACTCAAAAACCTTTACTAGAAAAGGCAATTTGCTTTTTTGAGCTACAGGACTTCCATGATAAAAAGTCACGTATTATTGTGGATTCTTACACTTTATTACTTTTGAAAAAATTTAGTGATTATAGCGATGCTTCAATCAGCATTCCTCCATTAAAACGCTTGTTCAAATCAGCTATAGTTCGAATATTATCAAATATCGTGACGAGAAGAGAGCCTGCATTTATTAAATTGAAAAGTATTGATGAGGTAACAAAATTCATGTGTCGCTCGAGAAATGATATTCATTGTTCACTTGCTCATGCATACCAAAATAATAAAATTCAAACAACATGCCTTCCGCCTGAGAAACTAGTAAGATGGCTATCCGATAAACCACTGCACATCAGCCCAACAGCCGAACTAATAGAAAATGATGGACTCCTTTGTGATTACAAAGGCGATTATAATAAAAAAGCCAATTACATAAAATCACTCGATTTAATTAAAAAAATAAGCGCTGACTTAATTGCCTATGGCTTAAGTAATGACCCAAAAGCAAAAATTAAAGCACTCATCATATCGACTTGGGCGAACTTTATAGGCACCAGTCAAGAAAGAAATGTCGGTATTTTGATACAAAACTCCACTGACATCGAGGATGTCGTGATAGCAACCATTGTGTGGTTAATAGAAGTATCAAATAGACCTGGTCGACAAAAGCGAAAATTAACCGCTTTAAGTACCGTACAAAGCTACTTGTCAATTGTAGCTAGGCCACTACTTGAGTATGCACACAGCACTTCATTTTTTTCACTTGATGCTCATGAGTATGAAGAGCTATATATACAAACACTTGATTCACGCAGTAAAAAGAGTCGAGTTCACAGAGCTGGTGTCTTTAGAAACTTTCATAATTTCTTACAAAAGCAGTTTGATATTAATACCGTTGATTGGTTTGAAATTGAACCTAGCATTAATAATAAGTATTTGCCTAGTGATGCAAACATTATTTCTATGCGTGAGTATCAAGCAGCATTAACATTACTCGCTAATGACAGAGAGTTAGATGAATACAACAGAAACATTAACCAAATTATTCTAATACTGTGCTATCGAGCAGGTTTGCGCACAGGGGAAGCATGCTTTTTACGTATTAATGATATTGATATTTTTGATTGGGTTATTCATGTTAAAAGTTGTTACTTGCACCGACTCAAAACCAGAACATCTAATCGCCGTATACCTGCAACATTGTTTTTATCTGATAGTGAAAAGGCACTCATTAAAAAACATATCGAAGTGGTTAAACATTACTACCCCAATAACGAGTCTGCTTGGTTATTTAGTGATAAAACCAATAATCATTGTGCAAAGGCACTGCAAATTAATTTAGACCGTATTAGAGAAGCTTTACGATTAGCCAGTGGTGATCAGACTTTAACGCTAAAACATGCTCGACATAGTTTTGCTAATTACCTTATGTTAACTATGAATAATAGCTTTTATCCATCGACTATAAATCATGAAATTATAGCTTGGGCTCGTACAGATAATTTACAAGCTTTCTCAACTTCAGTTCAAAAACTATTGATAGGAAATTCTTTAGAAAAAGAAAAAATAATGCACGCTATCGCTTTAACTATGGGGCATATAAGCCCGTCTACAACACTTCAAAATTATATTCACACCCTCGATGTGTTTTCTGCTGCTGAAAATGAGAAGTTACTCTCAAAAGCAATAACTATGAATGAGGTCGCTAGTCTTACTACTATTTCTAGAACAAACTGCTATAAAATTGTTGATCGTAAATATAGGAAAAACGAAATACGAGGCTATCAAGCGATTAAAGAGAGCGAGCTCAAGAATTGGAAAGAAGTACAACGTGTGGGTATCAATGCTGTTGTCGATATTGTTGGACTTCGTTCGTTGAATATTAAGTTACCTCAACATATTATTCGCGAATTTAATGACATAGAAAGAGTAATCAGACTCAAAGAAAGTGACCTTACTGAATTAGATATTACAAAGAAACTCCATGTAGGCTATTCATTTACAAGTGATGTTATTGACTCAGCGCTTAAGATTAAAAAACAAAGTGGTTATTGCGGTATAAAACTAAAAGAACAAAGCGATTGCCTACTTTTTGAAACTAATAGTAGAAATTACCAAACCTATTGTAAATTTGTTCGCCAAGACACCTTTCAAGCGCTTATTTCAAAGCTAGCTGCTCAAACTAAAAATACAAAAAAAGTTGAAGAGGTAAGTCAATATTGGCTTGAAAATCACACTAAAGCAGGCTTATTGGTAGATAAAAACACAGCAGCTAATTTTCTCCAGTTTATCGAGACACTTGACTATAAAACAAATCTAGTAAATGAATACCATATAAGAACTCCATATGGAAAGCGCAAAGGTATATTAGTTAAATATTACCCTATGAGCTCAACAAGTCGAAAGAAAACGGACAACAGAGTTCAACACCTGCTTTTTTTGTTAAAAGTTTGGGTTGATGTGACTAATTCGAGACAGAAGGAAGCAGTATGAATATCGAGATTAAAGTAGATTACATTGAAAAGGATGACGCTGGTAATTTAATCATCACGAAGCCTAAAAAGTTTCATAAAGATGCTAAGCACATTCAAAGCATCTTTGATATTGAGAGAAAGCGATTTGGTGATTGCGCGAAATATAGTTTGTGCATTTCAAATAAAAGCATTTCACCTCAGCTCAATGAGACAAACGATGATCCACAATTAGTTCCTAAGCTTGATATTATTGCTGAGATCTTTAATTATATCGAGCAGGATATGGATACTGTTGATGAATATGTTAAACACATTGAAAAAGGTGAAGTGGACAAAGCCCGTAACCTTAACAAGGAAAATGCTGGACGTATTTCAAAGCTTCAGTCAATTCGCTCAAAACTTACCAGTGAATCACTTGAGTTAACACATGAAAATGGAAAAAAAATTGTAATCTTACCTAGTCCAAAATTGGAGCAAAACATAGGAAAAGATGTTGAAAGTAAATGGCTGTATTGCTCAATTAACACCCCCGAATTTATCAAATCTCGAAGCGCCATTTTCAAAACAACAAACGAGCGAAAAAATTTGGTTGCAAACTTAGCAATAACTGACCAAAAAATCTGGGACGATGTTATTGAATATGGGAAAAAAGGGGTTCTTATTGATATAACTTTACGCTATAAAGAGCCCCACCCTAATGCTACAAATATTACAGGGGAGTTAGTTTCAATTAAAAAATCAGCATCTATTGATCAACAAGAGCTTTTTTGATTAAAGCAGATCACTGATTATTGCTTGGGTTGTTTTTTACAGTACCAAAAAGAAAGAATATCCCCTCAAAATGCTAAATTTAAAATTACTAAATTCGAAGCAAGATTAGACTTGCTATTGATTTAGATAATTCAAAGTATTATTCCAGAAGTTCTGTGATCTTCCCCAATTAATACAGATGCAATTTTTAACACTAATAGAGCGAATATCTTTAAATCCGCTACCAAACAAGGCTTTCAGCTAAACAACTAACCGTCACAAAAGCCGATCCTGTTTCATTAGAAACGATCTAGTTCCATATTGGATTTATCATAAGCGATCGGCATCATGGTATTACGCACTTACTACATACCGGTCAGAAAGCATGAAGCATTTAATGAATTATTGCTGTGCTTCCAACTTCACAATGAAAATCAACTCCTTTAAAATCTTCCAAAACCAAAGTTACTCTACTTTTATTATTAGCACGTACGCATGCTTTGCCAATGGCTAACCTTAGCTTCTCAACAACACTTCGCGGGGGAAGTTGGCATAAGGTTGATAGTAATGAAGCTGAAAGTTTATCGTTAAAGTATTGCTCAAGTTTCATGTCCTTCAAGCAATGTTTATACATGTTTTCAGTGATCGCTTTCATATGCTCAGGTGTTGGTGGCTCTATCTCCATATTAACTAAACGTGATTTTAATGCAGGCTTTAATGATTCAAAATCATTCGTTGTGGTGAAGATAATAGCGCCAGATAAATCTAGTCCAAGATTCAGAAAGTTTTCTTTAAATGATTTTCGTTGCTCTCTTTCAAAAAAAGAGTAAAGCGGCTGAATAATGCTGTCTTGGGGATTATCTTTTGCCATGCATAACTCATCAATAAGAATAATTGGCTGAAATGACTTTGCCTCAAAGCACATAATTCTACCTATTGCGCCTAGGTCTGAATCACCATATTGTGGATTACCCCCACACAGCTCAAAGCGACCTGTCATGGCAGCGGCATTAATGGCAAAAAATTCTAAATTAAGTGTTTCGGCTAAGGCACTAACGAATTGTGTTTTACCAATGCCAGGGTGACCTTGTAAATTAATGGCCGGCAAAGATAGTGGTGTGTTGGTTAATTGACTTACTTGGCAGGCAGCAATCACTTGGTCAACAACATCTTGAAAATTCGGAAATGATTTGGCTAAAGATGATAATGAACTTGTGGTGTTTTTATTAGCATAATAAAGCGTTTTTTTAGGTCCTTGCTCTATGAGTGTTGAAAATGTTTGCATATCTTTGGGCTTTCGATGTTTTACTTCGTTTTTTAATTTTTTCATTGAAAAAATAGAGGCGGAATTACTTCTCTTCATATCGTTTTCAGTAGGTTGTGGTTTTTTGATTTCTAGCTCATTCGACTCTTTTCTCACGTAAATACCGGTAATTTCAATAACAGTTGCCAGTATTGATATTGTTTGTCCTGAGTGTTCGAATATGTGCATTATCATTTGTTGTATATCTACAACAAGCTCAGGGTTAGGAGGAAGCTGTTGTATGGTCTTAATCATCGCTGCAAAGACTCTTTGCTGGTTAAAGCTCATAAAACTGATAATGTCCTGCAAGTGGTTATCATCATCGATATAACAACAGGCGAGTGCCAGTGAAGAAGGGGTAATTAAAAACATCATGTCATGACGTTTTAAATTATCTATCTCAAGGAATGCGTTAAAATGACAATAATTAAATTCGAATGATGTTATTTGACTCATGTGAAATACCTCTGTGAAGAAGGGGAAATATAAAAAAAGCAAGGAGAGGCAGCATTCCTTTTGATACTGCCTCAATTGAAGCAGGCAGTTATGAGTAGGAAGCAAACAGCAAAATGTTGTCGGTGAGCAAAATGCCCCCGGAGACTCTTAACAACAACTGTTGTCCTTCTGGTAAACAAAACCCAGGAATGCGCTGATTTAAAGCATGTGCAAAGTTAATTTTTTGGTCTTCAAACGTTAACTCCACATCAAATACTTCCTTTAAATCTTTTAATGAGCATAACGTGACTTCATCGCCGTTCCTGGTTTTCAGTACTAATTGCATATCATTCATAAAAGGCGTTATCTGCATAGTCACCAGAATTTGAGAGAATGTTGCATTTCGTTTGCACTTAATGTCAGTCAGTTCAATCTCTAGCTGGTGTGCTTGTACACCATTTTCTATTTCATCAAGGTAGTCTGAGTACTGTTTATTTAATTCAGTGTTGTACTGCGTTGTCCAGCAACCTGGCAGTTTGTCTTCATGCTTAATCGCCCATTGGTCTTTGCTTAGTAAATCAGGATTGTTATCACTGATTACTTTAATCACACTGCTTGTTGAAGTTGCATGTTTTTCATTTGATAAAGATAAGTTTGTCATGAGTTGTCTCCTAAGGTTAAGCGATTTGAGCAAGAGTAGTTGTAGTAAAGTGCATTGAGGCACTGGCCTTATCAGCCAGTTGAAGTTTTGAGGCAATAGGCGTTATTGCTTCATACCCACAGCGACTGCCCGGACTTGCACAGGTAAGAATATGGCGCAGCATTACTGCACTTTGTGGCTCAAATTTATCAAGTTTTACAAATGCTTTAGCGCATATCTCTAGTGTTAGCTCATCATGGTCAACCACAGCACCTAAATGTGTTCTGTGACCAGTGAGAGATAAGGTTCTTGTTTTACCAATGTCATGAATCAATGCGGCAACAATGGCAATATCACGTTCAGCCCCCTTCAACTGATTTTCACTTAACAGCTTATTAGCAACATCAATGCTGTGAGCGAGTAAGCCACCGGCAAAACTATGATGGTGCCTAATGCTGG
The Thalassotalea hakodatensis genome window above contains:
- a CDS encoding tyrosine-type recombinase/integrase, which codes for MLIEIKRKYPNVKDRIIENAATLIRKYISDGTRLKQGIKNPPLNFSQVGVLAQKVKEFPLIPFEQQFVTAWSKTYALLTTEKPEDKDNKYLFELPNKIHIRPYVLFTRGDVIDAEDAFTEMVEVTSVHEETSFQTKNASFIYGSQLSIIEKMHLPYRTNSLSNSEITLLVAFLKEQLANVKKMPVSLLAALTLLTSRKLAYCLTLRVYAQKDFTNPDDDYIDLHRGAWVRKSIQMPSCYTPNEADKPFLNGYQPFVSLALPSEVLNALKALCVDKKHLGLPLSSILNISGDGNSEITALLNHFAENSQVFRKISPAACRTVLLELFNQKFDGAYASLALANTEYDTTTSLYYLSGSVDKVANDYIDIVKGLGFEYSETRDNNSQNTAFSGSQMPIDTGKLAALFNKCRQELLSLIKTENLSLEDIITRFNFFSCYTAMLFIGATAHRPRIEFSFTKFTIDEETGYILLSDKVHHDESACRVLPLCESMKIQLQSYREFAKVTAKSLKKQEPELAESIARIYGEYDHNQPMLCLIDENRRIQPIGKSNLEAYLAPESNLPLNLFRHLWASKIRENGEFKRVKAMMGHIGSGEHVLSNYSCASISDIKFMSTSIETLLKDISLLPIDIKSVKGPCVQVKINQEVKSYIPSYLQSTPSKTRKEKLQWVRTLIKPVLKQLKNNETFKATKDKLVIQALSASTTNIKMQERIYLLNRYLDKIHKNKTWVGLQHSCRGLDMSNDIVHVMQQHNNLSQAISNWINKDLTVTQTADNHLVKIWLSLIIHSKMNVPLTKKNVLTITQKPLLEKAICFFELQDFHDKKSRIIVDSYTLLLLKKFSDYSDASISIPPLKRLFKSAIVRILSNIVTRREPAFIKLKSIDEVTKFMCRSRNDIHCSLAHAYQNNKIQTTCLPPEKLVRWLSDKPLHISPTAELIENDGLLCDYKGDYNKKANYIKSLDLIKKISADLIAYGLSNDPKAKIKALIISTWANFIGTSQERNVGILIQNSTDIEDVVIATIVWLIEVSNRPGRQKRKLTALSTVQSYLSIVARPLLEYAHSTSFFSLDAHEYEELYIQTLDSRSKKSRVHRAGVFRNFHNFLQKQFDINTVDWFEIEPSINNKYLPSDANIISMREYQAALTLLANDRELDEYNRNINQIILILCYRAGLRTGEACFLRINDIDIFDWVIHVKSCYLHRLKTRTSNRRIPATLFLSDSEKALIKKHIEVVKHYYPNNESAWLFSDKTNNHCAKALQINLDRIREALRLASGDQTLTLKHARHSFANYLMLTMNNSFYPSTINHEIIAWARTDNLQAFSTSVQKLLIGNSLEKEKIMHAIALTMGHISPSTTLQNYIHTLDVFSAAENEKLLSKAITMNEVASLTTISRTNCYKIVDRKYRKNEIRGYQAIKESELKNWKEVQRVGINAVVDIVGLRSLNIKLPQHIIREFNDIERVIRLKESDLTELDITKKLHVGYSFTSDVIDSALKIKKQSGYCGIKLKEQSDCLLFETNSRNYQTYCKFVRQDTFQALISKLAAQTKNTKKVEEVSQYWLENHTKAGLLVDKNTAANFLQFIETLDYKTNLVNEYHIRTPYGKRKGILVKYYPMSSTSRKKTDNRVQHLLFLLKVWVDVTNSRQKEAV
- a CDS encoding AAA family ATPase, translated to MSQITSFEFNYCHFNAFLEIDNLKRHDMMFLITPSSLALACCYIDDDNHLQDIISFMSFNQQRVFAAMIKTIQQLPPNPELVVDIQQMIMHIFEHSGQTISILATVIEITGIYVRKESNELEIKKPQPTENDMKRSNSASIFSMKKLKNEVKHRKPKDMQTFSTLIEQGPKKTLYYANKNTTSSLSSLAKSFPNFQDVVDQVIAACQVSQLTNTPLSLPAINLQGHPGIGKTQFVSALAETLNLEFFAINAAAMTGRFELCGGNPQYGDSDLGAIGRIMCFEAKSFQPIILIDELCMAKDNPQDSIIQPLYSFFEREQRKSFKENFLNLGLDLSGAIIFTTTNDFESLKPALKSRLVNMEIEPPTPEHMKAITENMYKHCLKDMKLEQYFNDKLSASLLSTLCQLPPRSVVEKLRLAIGKACVRANNKSRVTLVLEDFKGVDFHCEVGSTAIIH